The genomic window CTCACGCCCGACGCCTACGACGACTGGCTGGGCGACCACCTCGACACCGGCGAGCTGCTCGCGCTGCTCGACCGCACCTCCTTCGAGGTGGCCCACGACCTCGTGCACCACGAGGTCACCCGCGACGTCGGCTCGGTGCGGAACACCGGCCCGCACCTGATCGAGCCGATCGCCTGACGCCGCAGGGGCGTCGGCGCGACCGAAGACACCGGGAACGGGAAAGGCCCTCCGTGAGGAGGGCCTTTCCGTTCGCGTGCGCGAGGGGGGACTTGAACCCCCACGCCCTTTCGAGCACTGGCACCTGAAGCCAGCGCGTCTGCCAATTCCGCCACTCGCGCGAACTCGAGAACATTATCATGTCCGAGCCCCTCGTCAGAGCACCGTGACGGCTCCGGCGGGGGCCGTCCGCGCCGTCCGGCTAAGATCGGGCGACCAGTGACCCCCGAACCTGGAGACCCATGGGACTGCTCGACAACTTCGAACGCGGGCTGGAGCGCGCCGTGAACGGCGCCTTCGCCAAGACGTTCCGTTCGAGCGTGCAGCCCCTCGAGATCACGAGCGCGCTGCGGCGCGAGCTCGACACGAAGGCGGCCGTGGTCTCCCGCGACCGCATCCTCGTGCCGAACGAGCTGCTGGTCCGCCTCTCGCCCGCCGACCACGAGGCGATGGCCGCGGTCGGCCCTGCGCTGATCGACGAGCTGACGCAGCTCACGCAGCGGCACGCGACGGCGCAGGGCTACCAGTTCGCCGGCCCGCTGCGCGTCCGGCTCCGTGAGGACGACTCCCTGAGCGTCGGCATCATGGTGGTCGACTCGCGCAACGTGCAGGGCGACGTGAAGTGGCGCCCGTTCGTCGACGTCGACGGTACGCGCCACGCGATCACCGGTCAGCGCACCGTGATCGGCCGGGGCAGCGACGCCGACATCACCGTGCAGGACACGGGCACGAGCCGCAAGCACGTCGAGATCCTGTGGGACGGCCAGCGTGCCCAGGCCCGCGACCTCGGCTCCACGAACGGCTCGAAGCTGAACGGCGCGCCGCTCTCGAAGGCCGCCCTGCAGCCGGACTCGGTCATCGAGATCGGTCGTACGCGTATCGTGTTCCGGGTGCTCCCCCAGTCTTCGACGCCCGACCCCTTCGACGGGCCCGACGTCCGAGGGGGATCCTGGTGACCAGTGAGCTGACCCTCTTCGCCCTGCGCTTCGCCTTCCTGGCCGTGCTGTGGCTCTTCGTCTTCGCCGTCGTCTTCGCCCTGCGCTCCGATCTGTTCGGGCAGCGGGCGCGCAAGATGCCCACCGACCAGCAGCCGGGACGAGCCTCGTCGTCGGCCGCCGCGCCTCCTGCGCCCCGGCCAGTCGCCACGCCCGCGCCCGTCCCCGCGCCGCAGCGTCCCGCCGGCGCCTCGGCGCCCTCCGGCGACGGCGCCGCCACCCGGCTCGTCATCACCAAGGGCGCGAAGGCGGGCCTCGAGATGCCGCTCGGCGACGGCCCCCTCACGATCGGCCGTTCACAGGAGAGCAACCTGGTCATCCGTGACGACTACACGTCGACGCACCACGCCCGGCTCATGCTGTGGAACGGGCGCTGGGTCGTGCAAGATCTGGACAGCACGAACGGGACGTTCCTCTCCGACGAGCGCGTCACCGTCCCCACTCCGGTGCCGACCGGCGCCACGGTGACGATCGGGCAGACGAGCTTCGAGCTGCGACGGTAGCCGCCAGATGACGACGCCCAAGAGTGCCGCCCTGTCCAACGTGGGCAAGATCCGGTCCAACAACCAGGACAGCGGCTATGCCGGTCAGCAGCTGTTCGTGGTCGCGGACGGCATGGGCGGGCACGCCGGCGGCGACGTCGCCTCGGCCATCGCCATCCGGCGCATCCGCGAGACCGACAAGCAGTACACGTCGCCAGGCGACGCCGAGTTCGCCCTGCAGTCGTCGCTGATCGCCGCCAACCAGCTGCTCGCCGAGACCGTGTTCGAGCACCAGGAACTAACGGGCATGGGCACGACCGTGAGCGCCCTGCTCCGGGTCGGCGACAGCATGACGATCGCCCACATCGGCGACTCGCGCATCTACCTGTGGCGCGACGGCGAGCTCAGCCAGATCACCGCCGACCACACGTTCGTGCAGCGCCTCGTCGACAGCGGCCGGATCACGGCCGAGGAGGCGGCGGTCCACCCCCGCAGGAGCGTCCTGATGCGCGTCCTGGGCGACGTCGACGCAGCCCCCGAGATCGACACGGCCATCATCGGCACCCAGCCGGGCGACCGCTGGCTGATCTGCTCGGACGGCCTCAGCAGCTACCTCGCCGAGGACCGCATCAAGAAGGCCCTGGCCGCCGGGCTCGACGCCGACGAGACGACGCGTCGCCTGGTGAAGGAGACCCTCGACCACGGCGCCCCCGACAACGTCACCGTGGTGGTCGTCGACGTCGACGACAGCGGCGACTCGGCGGTCGAGCCCCCCGTGACGGTCGGCTCCGCGGCGGCCCCCCTGACGTTCGAGGGCGAGACGGGTCGCAAGTCCCTGCGCCTGCCCACGATCCTGCTGCACCCGCTCAAGGTCGCCTCGACCCCGGAGGACAGCCACTTCGAGCCCGAGTCGGACGAGTACCTCGCCGAGCTCATCGCAGAGGACAGGCGTCGGCGTCGACGGCGCCGCGTCACCTGGCTGGTCGCGCTCGTCGTCGCCGTCGGCGCACTCGTGGCCGGCCTCCTCCTCGCCTACCAGTGGACCCAGGACCACTACTACGTGGGCGAGCGGAACGGCACGGTCGTGATCTACAAGGGCGTGCAGCAGACCCTCGGCCCGATCACGCTGAGCGAGGTGCACGAGGTCACCGACGTCCGGGTGGACGACCTGCCGAACTACACGCAGCAGACCGTCGAGGACACGATCAACGCGGACTCGCTAGGGGACGCGCGCGCCATCGTCGAGAGGCTGTCCGATGCCGTCGCTCGATGACCAGAGGTCCTCGGACGAGGCGTCGACCGAGCTGATCGGCCGTCCTACAGGAGGCGCAGGAGCGTCCCGCGGACCCGCTCGCGCCTCCGGCGACTCGTCCCGAGACCCCGCCCAGGCGCAGAACCTGACGCAGGCGATCACGTTGCGGCTGCGCCAGCCCGCGAAGCTCCGCAACCTCGAGCTCCTGCTGCTGATCGTCGCGGCCGGGATCTGCGCCGGTGCGATCGTCCTCGTCCAGCTCGGCGCGACCGGGGCGATCGACGCCTCCGTGCTGGTGGCCGGCTCCGCGGTGCTCGGCCTCGGGCTGATCTTCCACCTGGTGCTCCGCGTCGTGGCCCGCGAGGCCGACCCGTTCCTGCTGCCGATCGCCCTGACGCTCAACGGCATCGGCATCTCGATGATCTACCGCATCGACCTCGCCTACGGGCGTGAGGGCTGGGCGGCCTTCGGCATCAAGCAGATCGCCTGGACGGTCATGGCGATGACGATCGCGCTGGTCGCCCTGATCGTGATCCGCAACTACCGGGTGCTCTCGCGCTACCGGTACATCGCCATGTTCGTGTCGATCGCGCTGCTGCTGCTGCCGTTGATCCCCGGGCTCGGCCGTGAGGGCCTCAACGCCCGCGTCTGGATCGACATCGGGCCGTTCTCGTTCCAGCCGGGCGAGATCGCGAAGATCACGCTGGCGATCTTCTTCGCCGGCTACCTGGTGACCGCACGGGACAACCTGTCGCTGATGGGGCCGAAGATCCTCGGCATGCGGTTCCCCCGGGCCCGCGACCTGGGTCCGATCCTGATCGTGTGGGTCGTCGCGATGGGCGTGCTCATCTTCCAGCGCGACCTCGGCACCTCGCTGCTCTACTTCGGCCTGTTCCTGGTCATGATCTACATCGGCACCGGGCGCGGCAGCTGGATCGTGCTCGGCCTCACGATGTTCCTCGGCGGCGCCATCGTCGCCAGCACGTTCCTCGGCTACGTCCAGGGCCGGTTCCGTGCCTGGCTGAACCCGTTCGACCCGACCGAGTACTCGGCCGACGGCGGCTCGTACCAGCTCGTCACCGGGCTGTTCGGCTTCGCGAACGGCGGCCTCGTCGGCACCGGGCTCGGTCAGGGCCGCCCCCAGACGACGCCCCTCGCCGAGAGCGACTACATCTTCGCGTCGCTCGGGGAGGAACTCGGCCTGGCCGGCATCTTCGCGATCCTGGCCCTCTACCTGCTGCTCGTCTCCCGCGGCTTCCGCATCGGATTCGTCGGGCAGGACGACTTCGGGCGGATGCTCGGCGTCGGGATCGCGTTCGTCATCGCCCTGCAGGTGTTCGTCGTCATGGGCGGCGTCACGCGCGTGATCCCGCTGACCGGGCTGACGGCTCCCTTCATGGCCGCGGGCGGCTCCTCGCTCGTGGCGAACTGGATCATCGTGGCCCTCCTGCTGCGGCTGTCCGACTCCGTCCGCGACCAACCCAGGCTGGTGATCGGCTGATGAACAAAGAACTGAAGCGCGTGAGCCTCGTCGTGCTCGCCATGTTCGTGGCGCTCTTCATCTCGAGCTCGTACATCACGACCGTGCAGGCAGACTCCCTCCGGGCGGACGGGCGGAACTACCGTTCGCTGCTCGCCAGCTACTCGGCCCAGCGAGGCCCGATCCTCGTCGGCGGCCAGCCCGTGGCGCAGTCGGTGCCGGTCGACGACGTCTACGAGTTCCAGCGGACCTATCCCCAGCCCGAGCTCTACGCCCCCGTCACGGGCTACTACACGCTCGGCCAGGGCTCGCGCGGCGTCGAGGACGCCATGAACCAGCAGCTGACCGGCAACGCGAACTCGCAGTTCTTCGACCAGATCAACTCCCTGCTCACCGGCCAGGACCCCGAGGGCGCCACGGTGAACCTCACGCTCGACCCCACGGTGCAGCAGGCGGCGTACGACGCCCTGGGCGACAACTCGGGCTCGGTCGTCGCGATGGACCCGGCGACCGGCAAGATCCTCGCGATGGTGTCCAAGCAGAGCTACGACCCGAACCCGCTGGCGTCCCACGACCCCGCCGCGGTCAAGAGCTCGTACGACGCCCTGGTCGCCGACCCGTCGGACCCCCTGCAGAACAGGGCGATCCAGGGCGACCTGTACGCCCCGGGCTCCACCTTCAAGCTCGTCACGGTCGCGGCCGCGCTCGAGAGCGGCGACTACACGCCCGACAGCGCCTTCCCGAACCCGGCCACCCTGCAGCTGCCCGGCTCCACCTTCAGCATCAACAACGCCGAGGGCGGCAGCTGCGGAGGCGGCGAGACGGCCACCATCGCGACC from Frigoribacterium sp. PvP032 includes these protein-coding regions:
- a CDS encoding FHA domain-containing protein; the protein is MVTSELTLFALRFAFLAVLWLFVFAVVFALRSDLFGQRARKMPTDQQPGRASSSAAAPPAPRPVATPAPVPAPQRPAGASAPSGDGAATRLVITKGAKAGLEMPLGDGPLTIGRSQESNLVIRDDYTSTHHARLMLWNGRWVVQDLDSTNGTFLSDERVTVPTPVPTGATVTIGQTSFELRR
- a CDS encoding PP2C family serine/threonine-protein phosphatase encodes the protein MTTPKSAALSNVGKIRSNNQDSGYAGQQLFVVADGMGGHAGGDVASAIAIRRIRETDKQYTSPGDAEFALQSSLIAANQLLAETVFEHQELTGMGTTVSALLRVGDSMTIAHIGDSRIYLWRDGELSQITADHTFVQRLVDSGRITAEEAAVHPRRSVLMRVLGDVDAAPEIDTAIIGTQPGDRWLICSDGLSSYLAEDRIKKALAAGLDADETTRRLVKETLDHGAPDNVTVVVVDVDDSGDSAVEPPVTVGSAAAPLTFEGETGRKSLRLPTILLHPLKVASTPEDSHFEPESDEYLAELIAEDRRRRRRRRVTWLVALVVAVGALVAGLLLAYQWTQDHYYVGERNGTVVIYKGVQQTLGPITLSEVHEVTDVRVDDLPNYTQQTVEDTINADSLGDARAIVERLSDAVAR
- a CDS encoding penicillin-binding protein 2, whose translation is MNKELKRVSLVVLAMFVALFISSSYITTVQADSLRADGRNYRSLLASYSAQRGPILVGGQPVAQSVPVDDVYEFQRTYPQPELYAPVTGYYTLGQGSRGVEDAMNQQLTGNANSQFFDQINSLLTGQDPEGATVNLTLDPTVQQAAYDALGDNSGSVVAMDPATGKILAMVSKQSYDPNPLASHDPAAVKSSYDALVADPSDPLQNRAIQGDLYAPGSTFKLVTVAAALESGDYTPDSAFPNPATLQLPGSTFSINNAEGGSCGGGETATIATALRLSCNIPMAQLGQALGADAMADQAAAFGFGDDSIAIPQAVTPSRFPIEREGEPIDDATLMLQSFGQGSDRVTPLQMAMVSSAIANGGTLMDPTLIESVLNPDLSPVEDFSPSEYGKPVSTATAQTMTDMMVQDVADGAASGARISGVDVAGKTGTAENGPGDPYTLWFTGFAPAANPEVAISVVVENGGGLGQSAFGNSVASPIAKKVLEAVLNK
- a CDS encoding DUF3662 and FHA domain-containing protein → MGLLDNFERGLERAVNGAFAKTFRSSVQPLEITSALRRELDTKAAVVSRDRILVPNELLVRLSPADHEAMAAVGPALIDELTQLTQRHATAQGYQFAGPLRVRLREDDSLSVGIMVVDSRNVQGDVKWRPFVDVDGTRHAITGQRTVIGRGSDADITVQDTGTSRKHVEILWDGQRAQARDLGSTNGSKLNGAPLSKAALQPDSVIEIGRTRIVFRVLPQSSTPDPFDGPDVRGGSW
- a CDS encoding FtsW/RodA/SpoVE family cell cycle protein; the protein is MPSLDDQRSSDEASTELIGRPTGGAGASRGPARASGDSSRDPAQAQNLTQAITLRLRQPAKLRNLELLLLIVAAGICAGAIVLVQLGATGAIDASVLVAGSAVLGLGLIFHLVLRVVAREADPFLLPIALTLNGIGISMIYRIDLAYGREGWAAFGIKQIAWTVMAMTIALVALIVIRNYRVLSRYRYIAMFVSIALLLLPLIPGLGREGLNARVWIDIGPFSFQPGEIAKITLAIFFAGYLVTARDNLSLMGPKILGMRFPRARDLGPILIVWVVAMGVLIFQRDLGTSLLYFGLFLVMIYIGTGRGSWIVLGLTMFLGGAIVASTFLGYVQGRFRAWLNPFDPTEYSADGGSYQLVTGLFGFANGGLVGTGLGQGRPQTTPLAESDYIFASLGEELGLAGIFAILALYLLLVSRGFRIGFVGQDDFGRMLGVGIAFVIALQVFVVMGGVTRVIPLTGLTAPFMAAGGSSLVANWIIVALLLRLSDSVRDQPRLVIG